One part of the Arabidopsis thaliana chromosome 4, partial sequence genome encodes these proteins:
- the RHA3B gene encoding RING-H2 finger A3B (RING-H2 finger A3B (RHA3B); FUNCTIONS IN: zinc ion binding; INVOLVED IN: response to chitin; EXPRESSED IN: 20 plant structures; EXPRESSED DURING: 13 growth stages; CONTAINS InterPro DOMAIN/s: Zinc finger, RING-type (InterPro:IPR001841), Zinc finger, C3HC4 RING-type (InterPro:IPR018957); BEST Arabidopsis thaliana protein match is: RING-H2 finger A3A (TAIR:AT2G17450.1); Has 1807 Blast hits to 1807 proteins in 277 species: Archae - 0; Bacteria - 0; Metazoa - 736; Fungi - 347; Plants - 385; Viruses - 0; Other Eukaryotes - 339 (source: NCBI BLink).), which yields MTRSSRFLGTASPPPPEEILAAETDMVVILSALLCALVCVAGLAAVARCAWLRRLTGVNPAAVGEAPPPNKGLKKKALQALPKSTYTASASTAAAADDLPCSSVGDGDSSTECAICITEFSEGEEIRILPLCSHAFHVACIDKWLTSRSSCPSCRRILVPVKCDRCGHHASTAETQVKDQPPHHQHPSQFTSAIIPAFLP from the coding sequence atgactCGCTCCTCTAGATTCCTTGGTACGGCGTCGCCTCCACCACCGGAAGAAATCCTCGCCGCCGAAACCGACATGGTTGTGATTCTCTCAGCACTTCTCTGCGCTCTCGTATGCGTAGCCGGTTTAGCCGCCGTAGCTCGCTGCGCTTGGCTCCGCCGTCTCACCGGAGTTAATCCCGCCGCCGTCGGAGAAGCTCCACCGCCTAACAAAGGCCTCAAGAAAAAAGCACTTCAAGCTCTCCCTAAATCAACTTACACCGCCTCTGCCTCTACCGCCGCCGCCGCTGACGATCTACCGTGCTCTTCAGTCGGAGACGGAGATTCATCCACCGAGTGTGCAATATGCATAACGGAATTTTCGGAGGGCGAAGAAATCAGAATCTTACCGCTGTGTAGTCACGCCTTCCACGTGGCGTGTATAGACAAGTGGTTGACTTCACGGTCGTCGTGTCCGTCTTGTCGTCGGATACTGGTGCCGGTGAAGTGTGATAGGTGTGGGCACCATGCTTCGACGGCGGAGACTCAGGTCAAAGATCAACCTCCTCATCACCAACATCCTTCACAGTTCACTTCCGCCATTATTCC